The Pseudodesulfovibrio cashew genomic sequence CTTCATGAGTTGAAGCAACTGGTTCCTGATCTGGCTCCATTCGCGTTGCCAGCCGACGCTTTCCTGAAGGGCGTCGTCGATAACCCCGTCCCTGGATCGGGCGGGAGCGGTACGGGCCGGGGTGGAGTCGACTGCGGCCACGATTTCGCAGCACTTGCAGCCGTCTTCGGTTACGGTCTTGTTGGACAGGATGACGGCGTCCTCACCGAGATCAGCCTTGACTTTGGCGAACGCCGCTGTGGAGGTTGCGGCCCGAAACGTCTTCATTCTCATGGTCTGGTCCTACAATTGAACGGTTGCTGCCGATTGGATCTTGACGTCCGCAGGTATTTCAGCCTGCGAGATGACGGGCAGGGTCGGAATGAACCGGCCCAGGAGCTGCGAGAACTGGTTCCTGATCTGCGGAGTAACCAGGAGCACGGGCTGGCCGTCGGCGACCATGGCGTCCTCGGTGGAGCGGTTGATGGCCTGGATTATCTGCTGGGCCACACCGGGCTCCAGGGCGAGGTATCCACCCTGTTCCGCCGGGCGCATGGCCTGGTTGAGGATTTGGTCGATCTCCGGATTCAGGGTGATGATCGGGAGGGTGCCTTCCTCGCCGAGGTATGGCTTGACGATGGTGCGTCCCATCTTGGCCCTGACGAACTCGGTCAGCTGCTGCGGGTCCTGGGTGGCCGTGGCGTAGTCGGCCAGGGTTTCCACGATGGTCAGCAGGTCGCGTATGGAGACGTTCTCCTGAACCAGCGCCTGGAGCACCTTCTGGCAGCCGCCCAGGCTGAGCACGGACGGGACCAGGCTTTCCACGGCCTTGGGAGCCCGCTTGGCGAGGTTGTCGAGCAGTTCCTGGGTTTCCTGGCGTCCGAGGAATTCGTGCAGGTTGCGACGGAAGACCTCGGTGAGGTGGGTGGCGATAACCGTGGACGGATCGACCACGGTGTAGCCCGCCAGCATGGCCTCTTCCTTCTGGGCCTCCGGGATCCAGACTGCCGGAAGGTTGAAGGCCGGTTCCACGGTCTCCACGCCTTCGATTCTTTGCTTGGCGTCGCCCGGGTCCATAGCCAGGTAATGGTCGATGAGCAGTTCGGCCTGGGCCACGGGGTTGCCCTTGATGACCACCCGGTATTCGCCCGGCTTGAGCTGCAGGTTGTCCCGAAGGTGCAGGGAGGGGATGACCACGCCCATGTCCAGGGCGAACTGGCGTCGGATGGAGCGGATTCTGGAGAGCAGGTTGCCGCTCTGTTCCTCGTCCACCAGAGGAATGAGGCCATAGCCAACTTCCAGTTCCAGTTGGTCGAGGGGTAGCAGGGCCTGAACTTCTTCCGGGGTATCCAATGTCGTCGCGTCGGCGGCGGCGTCCTTGTCCTCTTCCGCCGGTTCGAATTGCTTGAAGTG encodes the following:
- the flhA gene encoding flagellar biosynthesis protein FlhA: MSQTPSTPLAPKIDYGKFAKQGDFLLAGGVVVILFVMLIPLPTFFIDFMLTVSISLGLVVLVTSMFMTSPLEFSIFPTLLLVTTLLRLALNVATTRAILLHGDEGTDAAGSVIQSFGEFVVGGNYVIGIVIFMILFLLNKKVIVQGTTRIAEVAARFTLDAMPGKQMAVEADLNAGLIDETEANEKREHMRREADFYGAMDGAGKFVSGDVNAGFMITCINIIGGFLIGVIQKDMNWMDAAQTYTLLTIGDGLVATIPSLIISTSAGIIVSRAAAEAKMGEEFIGQLSFHHRALKLVSGILLIFAIVPGMPTLPFLLLACIVYGVSHLSAQHFKQFEPAEEDKDAAADATTLDTPEEVQALLPLDQLELEVGYGLIPLVDEEQSGNLLSRIRSIRRQFALDMGVVIPSLHLRDNLQLKPGEYRVVIKGNPVAQAELLIDHYLAMDPGDAKQRIEGVETVEPAFNLPAVWIPEAQKEEAMLAGYTVVDPSTVIATHLTEVFRRNLHEFLGRQETQELLDNLAKRAPKAVESLVPSVLSLGGCQKVLQALVQENVSIRDLLTIVETLADYATATQDPQQLTEFVRAKMGRTIVKPYLGEEGTLPIITLNPEIDQILNQAMRPAEQGGYLALEPGVAQQIIQAINRSTEDAMVADGQPVLLVTPQIRNQFSQLLGRFIPTLPVISQAEIPADVKIQSAATVQL